In Hevea brasiliensis isolate MT/VB/25A 57/8 chromosome 13, ASM3005281v1, whole genome shotgun sequence, a single genomic region encodes these proteins:
- the LOC110648347 gene encoding class V chitinase CHIT5a produces the protein MARCRVLVPLLWSMIFIVHAFPTFLASTYSYNTLDDESNSDYIWSPPLATGPAPAPTPLSGAIKGGYWPSWKAEALPPSTIPTCFSHLFYAFLGLDTSSYQLGVTQHDDQWMKSFTNTLHAKQLPAKTFLSIGGGNSNASTFSTMASNATSRAAFINSSIEVARKYNFDGLDLGWEFPNTKEDMSSLSLLFEEWYNAIEYESLSGQPRLLLAAGVYFAPSFFLSDVYREYPTDAISKYVDFLNVMCFDYHGKWNTSVTAEHALLYDKSTNISTSYGISSWIEAGVPAEKLVMGLPLYGRTWQLLDPEVHGIGAPAVGVGPGEDGFMPYIDIIDFNSANAAPEVYDEETVSTYSYSGTNWIGYDGVKSIREKVKFANDQGLAGYFIWSLGYDNNWNLSTEASRAWDSNNN, from the exons ATGGCTAGATGCAGGGTTTTGGTGCCACTCTTGTGGTCCATGATCTTCATTGTTCATGCATTTCCAACATTTTTAGCTTCCACTTACAGTTATAATACTCTTGATGATGAGTCTAATTCAGACTATATATGGTCTCCCCCGCTAGCAACTGGACCAGCACCAGCTCCAACACCTCTCTCTGGTGCCATCAAAGGTGGCTATTGGCCTTCATGGAAAGCTGAAGCTTTACCTCCATCAACAATCCCCACCTGTTTCAGTCACCTATTTTATGCCTTCCTTGGGCTAGATACGTCTAGTTACCAACTGGGTGTCACACAACATGATGATCAATGGATGAAGAGTTTCACAAATACCCTTCATGCAAAACAGCTTCCTGCAAAAACCTTCCTATCCATCGGAGGAGGTAATTCAAATGCAAGCACTTTCTCCACAATGGCTAGTAATGCTACTAGTCGGGCAGCCTTCATAAATTCTAGCATTGAAGTAGCTAGAAAATATAATTTTGATGGCCTTGATCTTGGCTGGGAATTTCCTAATACAAAAGAAGACATGTCAAGCCTTTCATTGTTGTTTGAAGAGTGGTACAATGCAATTGAGTATGAATCTCTATCTGGCCAACCTCGGCTTCTCTTAGCTGCAGGAGTTTATTTTGCTCCAAGTTTTTTCTTATCTGATGTGTATAGGGAGTACCCAACTGATGCGATTAGCAAATATGTTGATTTCTTGAATGTAATGTGCTTTGATTATCATGGTAAATGGAATACTTCAGTTACAGCTGAACATGCTTTGCTTTATGACAAGTCTACTAATATCAGCACTAGCTATGGGATATCATCCTGGATTGAAGCAGGGGTGCCTGCAGAAAAGCTTGTGATGGGCCTTCCTTTATATGGAAGAACATGGCAATTGCTAGACCCTGAGGTGCATGGAATTGGAGCTCCTGCTGTGGGAGTAGGGCCTGGAGAAGATGGTTTTATGCCCTATATTGACATAATAGATTTCAATTCAGCTAATGCTGCTCCTGAGGTGTATGATGAGGAGACAGTATCAACTTACTCATATTCAGGAACTAACTGGATCGGGTATGATGGAGTCAAATCTATTAGAGAGAAGGTTAAATTTGCTAATGACCAAGGTCTTGCTGGGTATTTCATTTGGTCACTTGGATATGACAATAATTGGAACCTCTCAACTGAAG CTTCAAGGGCATGGGACAGCAACAACAACTAG